One Ammospiza caudacuta isolate bAmmCau1 chromosome 11, bAmmCau1.pri, whole genome shotgun sequence genomic window carries:
- the LOC131562604 gene encoding olfactory receptor 14C36-like translates to MSNSSSIRHFLLLALADTRQLQLLHFCLLLGISLAALLGNSLIISAVACGHHLHTPMFFFLLNLALSDLGSICTTVPKAMHNSLWDTRNISYSGCAAQLFLFVFFISAEYYLLTVMCYDRYVSICKPLHYGTLLGSRACAHMAAAAWASAFLTALLHTANTFSLPLCHGNALGQFFCEIPHILKLSCSQSFLREHGYLLVNICLSFGCFVFMVFSYVQIFRAVLRIPSEQGRHKAFSTCLPHLAVVSLFLSTIMFAYLKPPSISSPSLDLALSVLYSVVPPALNPPIYSLRNQELKAAVWRLMTRCFQKH, encoded by the coding sequence atgtccaacagcagctccatcaggcacttcctcctgctggcattggcagacacacggcagctgcagctcctgcacttctgcctcttgctgggcatctccctggctgctctgctgggcaacagcctcatcatcagcgccgtagcctgcggccaccacctgcacacgcccatgttcttcttcctgctcaacctggccctcagcgacctgggctccatctgcaccactgtccccaaagccatgcacaattccctctgggacaccaggaacatctcctactcaggatgtgctgcacagctctttctgtttgtctttttcATCTCAGCAGAATATTACCTCCTGACCGTGATGTGCTATGACCGctatgtgtccatctgcaaacccctgcactacgggaccctcctgggcagcagagcttgtgcccacatggcagcagctgcctgggccagtgcctttctcactgctctgctgcacacagccaatacattttccctgcccctgtgccatggcaatgccctgggccagttcttctgtgaaattccacacatcctcaagctctcctgctcacaaTCCTTCCTCAGGGAACATGGGTATCTTCTGGTCAATATCTGTTTGtcatttggttgttttgtgttcatggttttctcctatgtgcagattttcagggctgtgctgaggatcccctctgagcagggacggcacaaagccttttccacctgcctccctcacctggccgtggTCTCTCTATTCCTCAGCACTATCATGTTTGcctacctgaagcccccctccatctcctccccatccctggatctggccctgtcagttctgtactcggtggtgcctccagccctgaacccccccatctacagcctgaggaaccaggagctcaaggctgcagtatGGAGACTGATGACTAGATGCTTTCAGAAGcattaa